ATAAAAACTTTAGAGCCAGAAAAAGGTAAAAAGTATGTTTATGGTATGAGAGGAATTGCAAAACTTTTTGATTGCAGTATTTCTTCTGCAAACCGACTTAAGAAATCAGGAAAAATAGATGAAGCAATCATTCAAGATGGTCGTAAAATTATTGTTGATTCTGAACTAGCCTTAGAACTTATGAAGGCGTCTAAATAAAAAAAGCATAGAGTGTCCGCTCAATGCTTTAGAATATTTTCAAAACACAGTATTAACCACCGTATAGAACAAATATACGGATAATCTCAATAAATATGTCAGATATACCATATTTAAGGATTGGTACATCCTATTATAAAATAGTACAAGTTCCAACAATAAACAATCAATTTAACGAAGCTTTAATAAAATGGGATGTTTCTACCATTATACAAGACCATGGCAGGAAGTATTTAGATGATATTCCTAAATATCATGGTAAAATATGTTTCCCGGATCATTTTGATTTTTCTAAAGAATTTTATGGGTTTTACAATACCTATTCTCCGTTAAACCATACACCAAAAGAAGGCGGTGTTAAAAATACTATTAAGTTTTTTAATCACATTTTTGGTTCACAGTTTGAACTTGGGTTAGATTATTTTAAGCTTTTATATGAGGTTCCAACACAAATACTCCCTGTTCTATGTTTGGTTAGTAAAGAACGTTCTACAGGTAAAAGTTCATTTTTAAAATATTTAAAAGAAGTATTTGGACAGAATATGAGTTACTTGGATAGTCACTCCTTAAACAGCAATTTCAACTTGGATTGGGGAAACAAACTATTACTTGGTTTAGACGAAGCTTTTCTTCAAAAAGAGGAAATAACGGAAAAAATAAAATATCTCTCCACATCAAATAAAAATAAGATTGAGGCTAAGGGTAAAGAACGATTTGAAGTAGACTTTTTTGGTAAGTTTATTATGTGTAGCAACAAAGAAAATTCATTCATTAAAATTGATTCTGATGAGATTAGATTTTGGGTAATTAAAGTTCCTGTAATCAAACAAGAAGATGTTAATTTTCTAGATAAGTTAATTGATGAGATTCCAGCCTTTCTACACTTTATTAAAAATAGAAAATTTGCTAGTGAAAGAAAAACTAGAATGTGGTTTACTGCACAACAAATTTATACTCCTGCGCTTAAAAAACTAGTAAACAATAATAGAAATAGAGTGGAAAAAGAAATAGCACACCTTCTTTTAAGTGTTATGGAGAAATTTGAGTTAGAAGAAGTACACTTTAGTTTGATGGATTTATTAAATGGGCTTACAAAAACAAGAGTTAAAACGGATTTAACACAACTTCGCGCGTTATTAAAAAAAGAATGGAAAATTGAGTCAAAAAACAACTCTTTTAACTATCAAAAATTTGTTATTCTTAGTGATGGAGAAATCATACTTGTAGACACAAAAGGAAGGTATTTCACCATCAAAAAAAGTTTTTTAGGTAAAAACTTTGATGATTTGATGACGGACTAGCCTATATATACTCTTAGTCAATAATAATAAGGGGCTAAGCCGTCATCAAAACCGTCATCAAAGCGTCATCAATAAAAAAAATGATGACATGTTTAAAAAAAATCTGATGACCTGATGACAAGTTGATGACGCAACTTTCCCTTTACTGTAAAGAGATTCAAGAGTATCGTCATCAAATCATCAACTTTTAGATATTCTTCATACGCATAATACAAACAAAAATGAATTGTAAAAAAGCAAAACAAATAGACCTAGTTTCTTACCTAAAAAAACAAGGATTTAGAACAAGCAAAACCAATACAAAAGATGTTTGGTTTTATTCTCCTTTTAAAGAAGAGAAAACACCATCTTTTAAAGTTAATACTACAAAGAACGTATTCTTTGACCATAGTTCTGGTATTGGAGGAACCATCATTGATTTTGTGACAAATTACAATAATTGTTCAATCAGAGAAGCCTTAGTTATTTTATCCGAAGGTTCTTTTTCTTTTCACCAGCAAAAAAAACAAGTTATCATTGAACCAGAACCAACCTACTCTATTAAAAAAGTAACCGAATTAACGAATCAAAATTTATTGGATTATTTAAGCAGGAGGAAAATCAATTTACAATTTGCAAAACAATTTTGTTTTCAAGTTCATTACTCTTTTTCTAATGGAAAAGAAAACTACGGAATTGGATTTATGAATAATGTTGGTGGATTAGAAATTAGAAATGAATTTTTTAAAGGTTGCTTAGGTAAAAAAGAAATTACAACCATAAATAATAATTCTAACGTTGTTTCAATATTTGAATCTTGGTCTGATCTGCTCTCATATTTTTCTATAAAAAATGAAATTCCGAAAGAAAACTTTATCATACTTAACTCTACTTCTTTAGTAAAGAAAACAATGGGTTTATTAAATGAATATTCTGTAATAAAATTATTTATGGATAACGATGAAGCAGGAAATAAAGCTACCGATTTTTTAATAGAAAATGCAAATGGTAAAATTATAGACAGCAGAATCTATTATGAAAAATACAATGACTTAAATCACTATTTAGTGAATCGAAATTAATGCGGTCAGTTATTTGCAAGGTGTGGCTAATGTTCACGAAAAGTGCACATTAACCAAACCTTGCTATTCGCATAAAAATGCTCATAGAAAAAAAACATACTAAAAAAATATAAAATAATGAATAATCAAAATAAGACTAGAATGGTATTCTATTTAGATTTTAATGATAAAATTCTACTAAATAATCAATGTGAATTATTACAAGTGAAAGCCTCTTTCTACATCCGACAATGTGTACTTGAGAAACTAGGGAAACCAATTTTAGAAGTAAAACAAAAACAATTAGAAACCAAAAATTACATATTACAACTTTTTAAAATAGGTAATAATTTAAATCAAATCTCTCGTAAATTAAATTCTGGAATCAAGTTAAAATTAACAGATGAAGATTTAATAATAAGTGATATTGAAGAGTTAAAAAAACACATTATTGATATAAAATCTAAACTTAACTAACATGGAAGAAAACAAAAAAGTATTGTATTTAATGCAAAACGTATGTGACAAATTAGATACTCTAGAAAGTAATATTAACACTATAAGAGAAAATAAAATTGACAACAAAACTTTTGGAGAATTCATAGAATCACAAAAACAAATACTTATGAAGCAACATAAGTTAAATATAAATCAAACAAGTGCATTTCTTAGTATCATAAAAATAGAAGAATCTATAAAATCATTAAGTAATAAACCAAACATAATTAATCAAAAAAAAGAATATTATCTGTTTGGTAAAGACACTCCGTTTACATCTAAACTTTTGCTTTCAATTATCACTTTTATTTTAATAGCTTTTTCTGGGTTTAAGTACATACCAAGTTATCTAAATGAAAACAGTGAACTTAAAACCGAAAGAGACGAATATAAGTTGTTCTACGAGTATTTTTTTTTAGATGCTTATTCTAAAAATAATAAAACATCTAAAAACATTGCTTCAATACTAAATGATATTCAGCAAAAAGACACGGTATTATTACGGTATGTGCATAAACTAAGTAAACAATACAATACTCAACTAAAAAAAGAAGCTTTAGAAAAACAATTAGAGGACTTAGAAAAAGGAAGATGATAACAAAGCTACAAAGTATTTCTTTTACCAAAAACGCTTTATTGTACTGTGAAAAAGGTGGAGAAGTTTTAACTACCAATAAATGTTTTGGTAATGCAAATGATATTTATAATCAAATGAAAGAAAAAGAAACACAGAATGATAGATGTACTAATAAAACGTTTCATATAAAAATTAGAGCAGCTCCAGAAGATAAAGGCAAGTTAAACAATCAAGATTGGATTGATATTGCCAATAGATATGCTTTAAAAATAGGTTTTCAAGACAATATGTTTGCAGTTTATCTACATGAAAAAAACACAGATAAAGAACATATTCATATAGTGAGTACAAGGATTGGGGATAATAATTTAGCGATCTCAAATAGCTATACACATTATAAAAGTCAAGATTTTTCTAGAGTAATAGAAAAAGAATATAACTTACGAAAAGTTGGTAGAAAGCTTGAAGCATTAAAAATGAATCAAGAGTTTATTCCTAATAACAAACATACTACAGACCTTAAGGAAGCTATTTTTTCTGCAATAGATATTTCAGATAGTATTGAAGATGTTGTTTTTATCCTTAAAAATAAAAATATACAAACTAAAATAGGTCGTGGTATTTCTTTTATCGATGCTAAAGGAGTAAGAAAAAAAGGCTCAGAAATAGATAGAAAACTATCTTTAAGAGGTATTGAGAAACTTTTATCTTACGAACAACAAGAAAAACGAATGAATAAAAAAAACAGGGGTTTTAAAATGTGAATTTTTGATTAAAACATAGAACAATGTATAAAACTATAAATATCTATTTATAGCTTTATACTTTTATACTTTTATAGTTTTATATACTTAGAACTTTCTTTTTTATATAAATGCACTTTTATATAAAAAGATAAACAGTACGTGACGCCTGCCGCTTAGGCTCATTTTAAAAATCAGTTGATTTTTGCTAGTTAAATTAAATAAAAATCAACTGATTTTTAAAACGGAAAAACTAATTCTCTAGATGTATTTAAAAGATAAATATTTTATTATTGAATTACACTGAAAAAAACACACAACATAACCTATTTAAAATCAGTAAATTATGTTTTTTACATAAATTAGAAATCAATTACAAAGAAAAATACTTGTTTTTTAATTATAAATACCACTATCTTTGTATCAAATTAGAAAACGATTACAAAGAAATTTTATGACAAACATTAATCAAATAGCAGAAGTTCAATTTGGACTTTATAAGAAAAAAAGCAAGGATGGAGATACCAAATATCTTACTACTGGCCATTTTGATAATTTCTTAAATCCAACGCTATTTGATGATAGTTTCATCAAAATTACAGGTAAAGATACAAAATTTTTACTACAACCTAATGATGTGATTCTTACTGGAAAAGGACAACGAATTTTTGCCTGGAGTTACAATGAGTCATTTGGCAAAGTTGTTCCTAGCTCATTATTTTACATTATTAGAGCAGATGCAACATTGATTGACAGTCGCTATTTGGCTGCTGTACTTAATTCTGAACGAAAAAGATACGAGTTAGAATTGCTTGGTGTGGGTTCTTCTATAACATCTATTGCTAAAAACGATGTTTTAGATTTTGAAATACCGCTACCGAGTTTAGAAGAACAACAAAAAGTTATTGATGTACTAGATCTTCTTGAAGAAGAAATAGCATTAACAAACGAACTATTAGAAAAGAAAAAAGCGCTGAAAAAGGGAATTTTAAACGAATTAATAACAAATAAAATGAAACTGTAAGACATAAAAAAAGCCTTTAAAGCTGGTCGCCTTGAAGACTTTAGATTGGTATTGTTTATACTCAGTGGCTTGTCACCGAACTGAAATTAACAATGTTCTTGGAAAAACAAAAGTATACCAATCTTATGACATATCAAAATTACGATGTGTATAGACTCGGATTAACACACTCTACTCCGAGATATTGAGTGTATTTTTAAATTATAGTAAAATGAGTAATACTAGACACGTAGTCCCAAACCAAGATGGTGGTTGGGATTCTAAAAAAGGAGGAGCAAAAAGAGCTTCAAAAAACTTTGAAACAAAGAAAGAAGCTGTAGATTATAGCAGAGAACTTTCTAAGAAGCAAAAAACGGAATTAGTCATTCATAAAAAGGATGGCAAAATTCAGAGAAAAGATTCTCACGGAAACGACAACTTTCCTCCAAAAGGCTAATTAACTAATAAGGAGCGATAGGAAACTATCGCTCCTTTAAAAAAATAAAAAATGAGTAAACTAACACAAAGCGATATCAACAATAAAGTATGGAAAGCCTGCGATACCTTTAGAGGCACTGTAGATGCAGGGCAATACAAAGACTACATACTTACAATGCTCTTTATTAAATACATAAGCGATGTAAACAAAGAGAAGAAAACCGAATACGAGAAAAAGTATAATGGAGATAAAATGCGTATAGAACGTGCTTTAAAACACGAGCGTTTTTCGTTGCCTGAAAAATCGTCTTTTGATTATCTATATGAAAAACGTAACGAAAGCAATTTAGGAGACCTAATTAATATTGGACTAGAAGCATTAGAAGAAGCCAATAGAAGCAAACTAGAAAAGGTGTTTAGAAACATCGATTATAATAGTGAATCGAATCTTGGAGAAACAACAGATAGAAACAGACGTTTACAGCATCTTCTAAATGATTTTAAAGCATTAGACTTAAGACCTTCTAATCTAAATAATAACGATGTTATTGGTGATGCTTACGAGTATTTAATAGGGAACTTTGCTGCTGGCGCAGGTAAAAAGGCTGGTGAATTCTATACAGCTTCACAAGTATCGCAATTATTGGCAAAATTAGTAGAACCAAAAGCAGGAGATCGTATTTGCGACCCAACTTGTGGTTCTGGTTCGCTGTTGCTTAAAGTAGCAAAAGAAGTAGGCAGTACTAATGTTTCGCTGAATGGGCAAGAAGTAAATGGTTCTACTTATGCTTTAGCACGTATGAATATGTTTTTGCACGAAATGGATAATGCCACTATAGAATGGGGTGACACCTTAAACTCGCCAAAATTGGTTGAGAATGATGCTTTAATGAAATTTGATATAGTCGTAGCCAATCCACCGTTTTCTTTAGATAAATGGGGAGCAGAAGATGCTTCTTCTGATAGATACAGCCGTTTTCATAGAGGTGTACCACCTAAAAGCAAAGGTGATTATGCATTTATTACCCATATGATAGAAACCTTAAACGAACACGGAAAAGCGGGTGTTATTTTACCTCACGGAGTTTTATTTAGAGGAAGTAGCGAAGGTAAAATACGTAAGCAATTGATTGATGAAAATTTATTAAAAGCTGTGGTTGGTTTGCCCGCAAATTTATTTTACGGTACAGGTATTCCTGCTTCTATCTTAATTTTTGATAAAAATAAAGGAGACAATACAGAGGTGTTATTTATTGATGCCAGTAATGAGTTTGAGAATGGTAAAAACCAAAATCGGTTACGCGATGAAGATGTTGACAAAATTTACAACACCTTTTCTGAATGGAAAACAGTTGATAAATACAGCCACATTGCTACATTAGAAGAAATACAAGAGAACGACTACAACCTTAATATTCCTAGATATGTTGATACGTTTGTTGAAGAAGAGCCTGTTGATATTGTAGAAACTCAAAAAGAGATAGTTGCCTTGAAAGCGAAATTAAATGAGGTAGAAAGCCAAATGGAAGTTTATCTTAAAGAAATGGGATATTAATATGGTGCGAGATATTAAAGATTATAAAAAATCGAAAATCGGGTTGATACCTAAAAACTGGGATATTAAAAGGGTGGCAGAAGTCACAAAAGTATACGATGGTACTCACGCAACTCCCAACTACGTTAAGTCAGGAGTCCCTTTTTATAGTGTTGAACATATTTCTAAAAATGATTTTTCAAAAACAAAATATATTTCAGAGGAAGTATTTCATAAGGAAAGTAAAAGGGTAATTCTAGAAAAAGGAGACATTCTAATGACTAGAATCGGAGATGTTGGCACAGCAAAACTTATAGATTGGGATGTTCGTGCTTCGTTTTATGTGAGTTTAGCATTATTCAAGAAAAGTGAAAATTTTGATTCTAAGTATTTTGAATTGTTTATCAATTCAAATATTTTCCAGAAAGAAATAAATCAAAGAATGATACACGTAGCTTTTCCTAAGAAAATAAATTTAGGCGAAATAGGTAAATGTTATGTTTCCCTACCGCCTTTAAAAGAACAACAAAAAATAGCTCAAATCCTCTCACAATGGGATGAAGCTATAGAAACAACACAAAACCTTATTGAGCAACTACAGTTGCGTAAAAAAGGATTAACGCAAGAGGTGTTGACTGGTAAAAAACGTTTGGCCGGATACATTGATAAGTGGAAGAAAATAAGTATTGGAGATGTTGCCACCCAATTCACTGACAAGAATAAAGATAATGAAGATATTGAAGTACTGTCCTGCACTAAATACAATGGTTTAGTTCCATCACTAGAGTATTTTGGAAGAAAAGTTTATGGTGATGATTTGAGCAAGTACAAAATTGTACCAAGAAACTATTTTGCCTATGCAACTAATCACATTGAAGAAGGTTCTATTGGTTATCAAAATATTTGGGATAAAGGTTTAGTAAGTCCTATGTATACGGTATTCAAAACAGATAACAGTATTGATGATTCGTTTTTCTTTCGACTTTTAAAGACAGATAGAATGATATATAGTTATCAGAGTAATATGTCTGGCTCAATAGCAAGAAGAGGTGGATTAAGATGGAGTGTTTTTGAAACTTTGATTATTAAAATTCCATCTTACGAAGAGCAAGTTTCTATCGCTAATTTTTTTGATAAAGTAGATGAGGAAATAGAGACAGCTACTAAAAAATTAGAAAGTCTTAAACAACAGAAAAAAGGTTTAATGCAGCAATTATTAACGGGTAAAAAGCGGGTAAAAATAGATTAATATGGCAACAGCATACCAACATAACATTTATATAGATGAAAGCTGTCATTTAGAGAATGACATACACCCATTAATGTGTATTGGTTATACCAAAATAGCATCTAAAGATTATGTTTTGTATAAAAATGAGCTTAAAAAAATTAAATTAAAATTTAAAGCGCCTACAGAAATTAAATGGAATAAACTCTCTAATAATCGTTTACCATTTTATAAAGCGATTATAGATTTCTTTTTTGAAAACAATATAGAATTTAGAGCCATTTTGGTAAAAAACAAAGCACAACTAGACCATTCTAAATTCAATAGAGGCGACCACAACTCGTTTTACTACACACTTGTTTTTTTGTTACTGAGAAACCCTTGGGTAAACTATTTAGAAAATCCACATAAGGTAGTTTTAGACATTAAAGATACCAGAGGTAAAGAACGCTTAACCAAGTTAGACAAGCGTTTAAATGAAGAATACAGGCAAAAATACAATAGAGATTCTCCTTTTAATTTTTTTCAGCACATCCGCTCAGACGAAAATGAATTTTTGCAATTAGCCGATTTTTTTATTGGTGCCATAACCTATAAAGCAAGAGGCTTGCATTTACTAGCAACATCATCACAGGTAAAAAAAGATATTGTAGCGTATTTAGAACAAAAATCTGGTTATCAGTTAGACGATGGTACAGCTCCGTTTGAAGAGAAGTTTAATATTTTCGATTTTCAAATTCAAACTCAAAACAAACAGTAATGAATTATTTTGAGGAAGAACACGAGTTAGACCTTGTAGAAGATTTATTTGAATATTTAGACCTAGATGGACCAGATAAGGAACAAATGTATAAACTCTATGGTGTGTTTAAAAAAGATATGATAGACGAACCTATTTTTATCAACAAGATACAAGTAGCTTATGATAAAAGGAAGTCAAGACATCCTTTGTTTAAAGGAAAACCTGTTGGTTTTGAGCATATTTGCACTAGAGAAAGTAAGCATTCTAAAAAACGATATTTTGACCCTGAAAGAACGAATAAAATTCACTGGATAAAGCCAGTAATTCATTTTAAAGAAGATGCTAGAGTTCGTTATTTTGAGCGTGTACATGCTAATGGTAAAAACCAACAATACTATTGGTTACACGAAAAAGATTATGTGGTAATTATTAGAGAAATAACCACTAATTTACAGCTAGTTACAGCGTTTAAAGTAGATGAATTAGAAAAACCAAGATTTAATAATTGGTATAATGATTACAAAAATTAAAGACAAAAAAAAACCTCACTTCGTAAGCGAGGTACGTATCTTAAGGCAATACGACTGATGCAACAAGTGCTAAGCCAAGTCCTTTACCCTTTGGGTAATGACATTGCAAAATTACAAAAATTTGTAATACAAACAAAGTTATTAACAATAATGTAAAAAATATACTATGAGTACACCATCATATATAGAAGATAATGTTTCTCAAATACCAGCATTGCAACTACTCATTAATATGGGGTATAACTATGTATCTCCAAAGCAAGCAGAACAATGGAGGGGCGGAAAGGCACAAGTTTTATTTACAGAAGTGTTACGCAAACAATTACAGAAGATCAATAAAATTAATCGTCGTGGTAAGCAATATGCCTTTTCAGATGCTAACATTAACTCAGCTGTTTTAGCAGTAAAAGATCTACCTATACAAGATGGTTTTATCAACGCAAACAAAGCCTTTTACGATTTAATTACTTTAGGTAAAGCTTTTGAGCAAAGTATTGATGGCGATAAAAAAAGCCATAATATAAATTTTATAGACTGGAAAAAACCTGAGAACAACGTGTATCACGTAACCGAAGAGTTTCCTGTATTAAGAACCGCTAGAACAGATACCTACAGACCAGATTTAGTGTTGTTTATTAATGGAATTCCTTCTGTTATTATAGAATGTAAAAGCCCTTCTTTAGGTGGCACAAAACCTCCAGTAGACTTAGCAATAGAACAGCATATTAGAAATTTTGGCAGTAAAGGTATTCGGTCTTTATACGTGTATTCTAGTTTGTTATTAAGTGTCGCAACCAACCAAGGTAAATATGCAACTACAGATACAAGTAAAGAATTTTGGGCAAAATGGACAGAACAATTTACATCTGGAGAAGCCGAAAAAGCATATTGGTCTAAGTTAAAAAAACTTAAAAACAAATCTTTAGATGAAGACCAAAAGAATATGGTTTTTGAAGAACGTACTGAATATGTACGAAAAACTTTTGATAGCATAGACACAGAAGAACGTTTGTTTACAGAACAAGATAAATTACTCTATAATTTATGTCGTCCAGAACGTTTACTAGACTTAATTTTAAACTTCACACTCTATGATGATGGTACTAAAAAAGTAGCACGATATCAACAATATTTTGCCGTTAACAACACTATTAATCGTGTCACTAAATTTGATAAAACTGGTAAACGTCAAGGAGGCGTTATTTGGCATACGCAAGGAAGTGGAAAATCATTGACCATGGTAATGCTTGCGCAAATGTTAGCGTCAAATCCTCATATTTCAAACCCTAAAATAATTTTAGTTACAGACCGAGTTGACCTTGATGATCAGATTTCAGATACTTTTAAAAAATGTAAAAAAGAAGTACGTCAAGCTAAGACAGGTGCACACCTTACGGAGTTATTAGAAGATAGTAATGACGCAATTATAACAACCATTATCAACAAGTTTGAAGCAGCGGTAAAAAACAACAAGAAACCGTTTACTTCATCAGATATTTTTGTGTTAATTGATGAAGGACACAGAACGCAATACGGTACGTTTAACGTAAGTATGCAACGTGTATTTCCTAATGCTTGTTTTCTAGCTTTTACAGGTACACCCTTAATGAAAAAAGAAAAAAGTACTGCTAATAAATTTGGAGGCTATATAGGCAAAGCATATACCGTAAAAAATGCTGTTGAAGATGGTGCTGTAGTACCATTATTATATGAAGGAAGACATACACATATAATGTTAAATGAAGCTCCTTTAAATACCTACTTTGAAAAACTAGTAGAGCGTAATAATCTTTCAGAACGTGGGCGTGCAAAGTTGAAACAAAAATTCAATACTGTAAATGAATTGAATAAAGCAGATGAAGTTATTATGTGCAGAGCATTAGACATTAGCGAGCATTATACAGCATTTTTTCAAACACATAATGACAATTATAAACCAAAAGCACAATTAGTAGCACCAACCATAAAAGCAGCTTTAAAATACAAAGAATTTTTAGATGAAATCGGAATGGTGGATTCTGAGGTTGTAGTAACGCAATCTGACCAAAGAGAAGGAACAGAAGATGGTTATTTTAATGAAAACGAAGACAAAAGAAGAGAAGACACCTATCTCAATGCGATGATAGATAAGTATGGTGATCTAAAGAAATACGAAAAAAGTATCATCAATCAGTTTAAAAAACGTGATAAACCAGAAATACTAATAGTTGTTGCAAAGCTTTTAACTGGTTTTGATGCACCAAACAATACCGTTTTATATTTATGCCGTTCGCTTAAAGAACACACATTACTACAAGCCATAGCACGTGTAAATCGTGTTTATCCTGGTAAAGATTATGGTTATATTGTAGATTATTATGGTAATCTTGAAAATTTGGATACTGCTTTAAGTACCTATTCAAATTTAAATGGATTTGAAGAAGAAGACTTAGAAGGCACACTAACCAATATTAAAGATGAGATTGCCAAACTACCGCAGGCACACTCAGAATTGTGGGATATTTTTAAAACTTTAAAAGGAAAACATTTAGAAACAACTGCATATGAAGAACACTTGTCGCCTGAAGACGTAAGAAACAAGTTTTATACTAAAGTGTCTCAGTTCGCAAGACTTTTAAAACTAGCACTTTCTTCAGTAGATTTTGTTACCAATACAGATAAAAAGAAGATAGACAACTACAAGCGAGATGCAAAGTTCTTTTTGAAATTACGTGTAGATGTTACTAGACGTTACAATGATGATATTGCATATAAAGAGTTTGAACCACAAATTCAGAAACTTATTAATAAGCATATTACAACTGATGGCGAAGTGATGAAAATCACAGAGCTGGTTGATATATTTAACAAAGAAGAACGTGATGCACAGGTAGAAAATATTAAAGGGAAAGCTGCTCAAGCAGATCATATTGCTAGTAGAACAGTTAAGGCTATCAATATAAAGATGCAGGAAGACCCTATTTATTATAGAAAACTGGCAGACCTTATTAAAGAAACTATTGCAGCCTACCATCAAAGACGTATAGACGAAGCTGAATACTTAAAAAAAACTAAAGAATACCAAGATGAATTTTTTAATGGTCGCTCTAAAGATGCTCCAGAAGAATTAGCAGATAACACAGTGGCTATAGCTTTTTATAATTATAGCTGCTCGGTTTTTGAAGATGTTGAATTATTAAAAACACCATTCCATATTGAAATAAGTTTAGCTATTGATAATATAGTGAAAGAACATATTTATCTAAATGAAAAAAAGATAATTGACTGGCATAAAAACGAAGATATTACAGGGAAAATCAATATAGAGTTAGGTGATGCTATTTATGATTTACATCAAAAATTCGATTTAGATACAGATTGGGGTAAGATA
The nucleotide sequence above comes from Polaribacter butkevichii. Encoded proteins:
- a CDS encoding restriction endonuclease subunit S, which codes for MVRDIKDYKKSKIGLIPKNWDIKRVAEVTKVYDGTHATPNYVKSGVPFYSVEHISKNDFSKTKYISEEVFHKESKRVILEKGDILMTRIGDVGTAKLIDWDVRASFYVSLALFKKSENFDSKYFELFINSNIFQKEINQRMIHVAFPKKINLGEIGKCYVSLPPLKEQQKIAQILSQWDEAIETTQNLIEQLQLRKKGLTQEVLTGKKRLAGYIDKWKKISIGDVATQFTDKNKDNEDIEVLSCTKYNGLVPSLEYFGRKVYGDDLSKYKIVPRNYFAYATNHIEEGSIGYQNIWDKGLVSPMYTVFKTDNSIDDSFFFRLLKTDRMIYSYQSNMSGSIARRGGLRWSVFETLIIKIPSYEEQVSIANFFDKVDEEIETATKKLESLKQQKKGLMQQLLTGKKRVKID
- a CDS encoding type I restriction-modification system subunit M, which produces MSKLTQSDINNKVWKACDTFRGTVDAGQYKDYILTMLFIKYISDVNKEKKTEYEKKYNGDKMRIERALKHERFSLPEKSSFDYLYEKRNESNLGDLINIGLEALEEANRSKLEKVFRNIDYNSESNLGETTDRNRRLQHLLNDFKALDLRPSNLNNNDVIGDAYEYLIGNFAAGAGKKAGEFYTASQVSQLLAKLVEPKAGDRICDPTCGSGSLLLKVAKEVGSTNVSLNGQEVNGSTYALARMNMFLHEMDNATIEWGDTLNSPKLVENDALMKFDIVVANPPFSLDKWGAEDASSDRYSRFHRGVPPKSKGDYAFITHMIETLNEHGKAGVILPHGVLFRGSSEGKIRKQLIDENLLKAVVGLPANLFYGTGIPASILIFDKNKGDNTEVLFIDASNEFENGKNQNRLRDEDVDKIYNTFSEWKTVDKYSHIATLEEIQENDYNLNIPRYVDTFVEEEPVDIVETQKEIVALKAKLNEVESQMEVYLKEMGY
- a CDS encoding restriction endonuclease subunit S, whose amino-acid sequence is MTNINQIAEVQFGLYKKKSKDGDTKYLTTGHFDNFLNPTLFDDSFIKITGKDTKFLLQPNDVILTGKGQRIFAWSYNESFGKVVPSSLFYIIRADATLIDSRYLAAVLNSERKRYELELLGVGSSITSIAKNDVLDFEIPLPSLEEQQKVIDVLDLLEEEIALTNELLEKKKALKKGILNELITNKMKL
- a CDS encoding toprim domain-containing protein, coding for MNCKKAKQIDLVSYLKKQGFRTSKTNTKDVWFYSPFKEEKTPSFKVNTTKNVFFDHSSGIGGTIIDFVTNYNNCSIREALVILSEGSFSFHQQKKQVIIEPEPTYSIKKVTELTNQNLLDYLSRRKINLQFAKQFCFQVHYSFSNGKENYGIGFMNNVGGLEIRNEFFKGCLGKKEITTINNNSNVVSIFESWSDLLSYFSIKNEIPKENFIILNSTSLVKKTMGLLNEYSVIKLFMDNDEAGNKATDFLIENANGKIIDSRIYYEKYNDLNHYLVNRN
- a CDS encoding DUF3853 family protein translates to MNLETLRDKPLFQMTGEEFIFLQNRLNSEVPIKTLEPEKGKKYVYGMRGIAKLFDCSISSANRLKKSGKIDEAIIQDGRKIIVDSELALELMKASK
- a CDS encoding primase-helicase family protein; translated protein: MSDIPYLRIGTSYYKIVQVPTINNQFNEALIKWDVSTIIQDHGRKYLDDIPKYHGKICFPDHFDFSKEFYGFYNTYSPLNHTPKEGGVKNTIKFFNHIFGSQFELGLDYFKLLYEVPTQILPVLCLVSKERSTGKSSFLKYLKEVFGQNMSYLDSHSLNSNFNLDWGNKLLLGLDEAFLQKEEITEKIKYLSTSNKNKIEAKGKERFEVDFFGKFIMCSNKENSFIKIDSDEIRFWVIKVPVIKQEDVNFLDKLIDEIPAFLHFIKNRKFASERKTRMWFTAQQIYTPALKKLVNNNRNRVEKEIAHLLLSVMEKFELEEVHFSLMDLLNGLTKTRVKTDLTQLRALLKKEWKIESKNNSFNYQKFVILSDGEIILVDTKGRYFTIKKSFLGKNFDDLMTD
- a CDS encoding relaxase/mobilization nuclease domain-containing protein — protein: MITKLQSISFTKNALLYCEKGGEVLTTNKCFGNANDIYNQMKEKETQNDRCTNKTFHIKIRAAPEDKGKLNNQDWIDIANRYALKIGFQDNMFAVYLHEKNTDKEHIHIVSTRIGDNNLAISNSYTHYKSQDFSRVIEKEYNLRKVGRKLEALKMNQEFIPNNKHTTDLKEAIFSAIDISDSIEDVVFILKNKNIQTKIGRGISFIDAKGVRKKGSEIDRKLSLRGIEKLLSYEQQEKRMNKKNRGFKM
- the mobC gene encoding plasmid mobilization relaxosome protein MobC, which gives rise to MVFYLDFNDKILLNNQCELLQVKASFYIRQCVLEKLGKPILEVKQKQLETKNYILQLFKIGNNLNQISRKLNSGIKLKLTDEDLIISDIEELKKHIIDIKSKLN
- a CDS encoding DUF2188 domain-containing protein, coding for MSNTRHVVPNQDGGWDSKKGGAKRASKNFETKKEAVDYSRELSKKQKTELVIHKKDGKIQRKDSHGNDNFPPKG